A region from the Triticum urartu cultivar G1812 chromosome 1, Tu2.1, whole genome shotgun sequence genome encodes:
- the LOC125523859 gene encoding LOW QUALITY PROTEIN: protein RNA-directed DNA methylation 3-like (The sequence of the model RefSeq protein was modified relative to this genomic sequence to represent the inferred CDS: inserted 1 base in 1 codon; deleted 1 base in 1 codon): MAVKGKGKQIATDDPGSSSGSKRRGAGAGRGGAGPSSYSAKRRRGRSGVLQFVDDAAGVDDEYEEDEEEEEEEEAEELQDDLDDGFFTAGRTKGVRVERSHPLPFLGNVKEEELSGDELEQFINDRYSNRVRYAGYGGSTEQYDDDESTMDGVKDPIIWRVKCMVGRERQMAFCFMQKFLHLQKFGTKVPIISAFSLDHVRGSVFVEAEKACDVTEACKGFCDVYVNRTSTVPVAEVRSLLSTRAKPFEVSPGTWVRMKSGNYKGDLAQVVSADDGRKKVLIKLIPRVDLHAISKKFGGAIPLKGAAVPAPRLISSQELEFFGPHIESKRDRQTGDVFEVLDGLMFKDGFLYKRVALSSLIYWGIQPTDTEILKFSSSPSIKSSADDMDWVSGIYGHNKKRNVPREPDMKKSASSKDKSSKASNLKGSTSTENCDDDDDDAQFNLHDLVTFGRKDFGVIIAVEKDGFKILKGGPEGSAVTVRKQDIKKGIVDKMFTAVDHQNKSISMNDTVKVLEGPVQGKQGVVKHLYMGILFIYDESESENSGFFCAQCGSCENVKKRRDVTNSDNPMFSESAFISSEQNEQRNNERPYRAPREQLFQVGEVLRFRRGPLKGYLCRVVRIFRNDVTVKLDSLLKIVTVQAEFLSVPTKRGDNSSSAPSGNFGTQDTPFTEAAKTSWDNGFASLGSDSWQPFSSSALPAQNADGETEADPWSKKPTSSADGDSDPWGNKTTSAAVDIWNNSTTQKESSTDNAWGKEAGGGGFDAGGSSWGGGAVNKDSEKSGNWGEACKQVDTATGGDTDPWGSKVKEVVMKEADSWEKSSWSPEKKLEGDGQGWGQPFGKSNQDQEKGTVPKDADKGGSWDTTVAICVGSDDNDAWAKSATLPVAQDDAWGKSKESGQNSGSGGWDTVAVGQGQDEAWGNPKDSGAKSEETNNGSGNWNKAGSSDQVGGSDWGKPKISGGAGSSSWNKGEAAEGDNQNSTWSRPAGNFEGGRGFGRGRGRGRGRESWDSGDRNDQESWKGSWRNDSSAKPSWGSDTQVGNEGGDSGGYRGRGRGRGQYGGRGGGRDNGWRNGDRGSSEFGKERSSSDTPNWGNSQPWSANEGTKPCVENQTPAWNSSEDKKLSGGEQGDPWASKVTAKGQEQQTDAWSSKAAGAENNDGWNTKAKESSCNTGAKWEDAASGEKQQDDPWSNKISSTTKGKEQETDPWASKVSSTAAEEKADPWSTKGGNGNDGGWNNAGSSSWGKPGSSSGDQEPAWNKPKYGDDNAGYGRGGFGRGNRGRGRGRFGDSGSSWNGGGNTNDGSGGGRSEDQWNSRDSDGGRGRGRGRFGRGDRYQGNNFGSGDGDGGSWGSGRGNRGRGGGYRNNGNDNNEGRASSQDRGGGWSHSSAWNADKKGSAEDDQSFSKGKSSWGSDNDDSWGAPKPSGGDDQAGKKDGNNTWSQNKPFSGDGSSILGQWAPAGGATAGTGGSAGGGGSWGKSNEIAGILQKELEAQKVVRRRKDPGTRLKGAGAKAEVAAVLGTRWPVADGTATRAGMPAMVVAVGGKXCSKISCA; this comes from the exons GTTTCTTTACTGCGGGGAGGACAAAAGGTGTAAGAGTTGAAAGGTCACACCCTCTTCCATTTCTTGGAAATGTAAAGGAAGAGGAGCTGAGCGGTGATGAACTTGAGCAATTTATCAATGACCGTTACTCTAATCGTGTGAGATATGCCGGTTATGGTGGCTCTACCGAacaatatgatgatgatgagtctACCATGGATGGTGTAAAAGATCCTATCATCTGGAGGGTCAAATGCATG GTTGGGCGGGAGCGCCAAATGGCTTTCTGCTTCATGCAGAAGTTTCTTCATCTGCAAAAGTTCGGTACCAAAGTGCCAATTATCTCAGCATTCTCACTTGATCATGTGAGAGGATCTGTTTTTGTTGAAGCTGAGAAGGCTTGTGACGTTACTGAG GCATGCAAAGGATTTTGCGATGTTTATGTAAACCGAACTAGTACTGTCCCAGTAGCTGAAGTTCGTAGCTTGCTATCAACTCGTGCAAAACCATTTGAAGTTTCTCCAGGTACATGGGTGCGCATGAAAAGTGGAAACTATAAAGGAGATCTAGCACAG GTTGTCAGTGCGGATGATGGGCGGAAAAAAGTGTTGATAAAGCTTATACCAAGAGTTGATCTCCATGctatttcaaaaaaattc GGTGGTGCTATTCCCCTAAAAGGTGCGGCAGTTCCTGCGCCGCGACTAATCAGCTCGCAGGAGCTAGA GTTCTTTGGACCTCATATCGAAAGTAAGCGTGATCGTCAGACTGGTGATGTTTTTGAAGTGCTTGATGGTCTGATGTTCAAAGATGGTTTCCTGTATAAGCGAGTTGCACTTAGTTCTTTGATTTACTGGGGGATACAACCAACGGATACCGAGATTCTCAAGTTCTCTTCTAGTCCAAGCATTAAAAGTTCTGCCGATGACATGGATTGGGTCTCCGGCATCTATGGTCATAATAAGAAAAGAAATGTGCCCAGAGAACCGGATATGAAGAAATCAGCATCTTCTAAAGACAAAAGCTCCAAGGCATCAAATCTTAAAGGTTCCACTTCTACTGAAAActgtgatgatgatgatgatgatgctcaATTCAACCTCCACGATCTTGTAACCTTTGG CCGAAAAGATTTTGGAGTGATTATTGCTGTTGAGAAAGATGGTTTTAAG ATTTTAAAAGGTGGCCCTGAAGGATCTGCTGTGACAGTTAGAAAGCAAGATATTAAGAAAGGAATTGTAGACAAAATGTTTACAGCTGTTGACCATCAGAACAAGTCAATATCCATGAATGACACTGTTAAAGTTCTGGAAGGACCAGTTCAG GGCAAGCAAGGAGTTGTTAAACACTTGTATATGGGAATACTTTTTATATATGatgaaagcgaaagtgagaacaGTGGATTTTTCTGTGCTCAGTGTGGGTCATGTGAAAATGTAAAGAAAAGGAGGGACGTGACAAATTCG GACAACCCTATGTTCTCGGAGTCAGCTTTCATATCATCTGAGCAAAATGAACAACGAAATA ATGAAAGGCCTTACAGGGCACCCAGAGAACAACTCTTCCAAGTCGGAGAGGTGCTGCGTTTTCGAAGGGGTCCTTTGAAGGGTTATCTCTGCCGTGTAGTTCGGATATTTAGAAATGATGTAACTGTTAAGCTAGATTCTCTACTGAAGATTGTTACAG TGCAAGCAGAGTTTCTCTCAGTCCCAACTAAAAGAGG GGATAACTCATCCAGTGCTCCATCTGGTAATTTTGGAACTCAGGATACACCATTCACCG AAGCTGCTAAAACCTCATGGGACAATGGATTTGCATCTCTTGGCAG TGATTCTTGGCAACCTTTTTCAAGTTCTGCATTACCAGCCCAGAATGCAG ATGGAGAAACAGAAGCTGATCCCTGGTCTAAGAAACCAACATCTTCTGCTGATGGTGATTCTGATCCATGGGGTAACAAAACAACATCTGCAGCTGTTGATATATGGAACAACAGCACTACACAAAAGGAAAGCTCCACCGACAATGCCTGGGGTAAAGAAGCCGGAGGTGGTGGATTTGATGCTGGTGGCAGCTCTTGGGGTGGAGGAGCAGTCAACAAGGATAGTGAAAAGAGTGGCAACTGGGGTGAGGCATGCAAGCAGGTGGACACGGCAACTGGTGGTGATACAGATCCTTGGGGCAGTAAGGTCAAAGAAGTAGTTATGAAAGAAGCAGATAGCTGGGAGAAGTCATCATGGTCACCAGAGAAGAAGTTGGAGGGTGATGGTCAAGGATGGGGCCAACCTTTTGGCAAGTCAAACCAAGATCAAGAAAAAGGCACAGTTCCGAAGGACGCAGACAAGGGTGGGTCTTGGGATACCACTGTTGCTATTTGTGTCGGTTCAGATGATAATGATGCCTGGGCTAAATCTGCTACTTTGCCTGTTGCTCAAGATGATGCCTGGGGGAAGTCAAAAGAGTCAGGCCAAAACAGCGGCTCTGGAGGCTGGGATACTGTTGCTGTGGGCCAAGGACAAGATGAAGCATGGGGCAATCCAAAAGATTCAGGTGCCAAGTCTGAAGAAACAAATAATGGAAGTGGGAACTGGAACAAAGCTGGCTCATCAGACCAagttggtggcagtgattggggTAAACCGAAAATTTCTGGCGGTGCTGGTTCATCAAGCTGGAACAAGGGAGAGGCAGCTGAGGGGGATAATCAGAATAGCACCTGGAGCAGACCTGCTGGAAACTTTGAAGGTGGCCGTGGGTTCGGGCGAGGACGTGGGAGAGGCCGGGGCCGGGAATCTTGGGATTCTGGTGACAGAAATGACCAAGAAAGCTGGAAGGGCTCATGGCGTAATGACAGTTCTGCAAAGCCCTCTTGGGGGTCTGATACACAGGTAGGTAATGAAGGTGGAGATTCTGGTGGATACCGGGggaggggaagagggaggggccAATATGGAGGACGAGGGGGAGGAAGAGACAATGGTTGGAGAAATGGAGATCGAGGTAGTTCTGAGTTTGGAAAGGAAAGGAGCAGTAGTGATACACCAAACTGGGGAAACAGTCAGCCTTGGAGTGCCAATGAAGGCACCAAGCCATGTGTTGAAAATCAGACTCCCGCTTGGAATTCCTCAGAGGATAAAAAACTGTCTGGAG GCGAGCAAGGTGATCCTTGGGCGAGCAAGGTGACTGCTAAAG GCCAAGAACAACAAACTGATGCTTGGTCAAGCAAGGCTGCAGGTGCTGAGAACAATGATGGCTGGAATACGAAGGCGAAAGAGTCTTCCTGTAACACTGGGGCAAAATGGGAGGATGCTGCATCAG GTGAAAAACAACAAGATGATCCGTGGTCAAACAAGATCAGTTCTACTACTAAAG GCAAAGAGCAAGAAACTGATCCGTGGGCAAGCAAGGTGTCTTCTACTGCAGCAGAGGAAAAAGCTGACCCCTGGAGTACTAAAGGGGGCAATGGGAATGATGGGGGTTGGAACAATGCTGGCTCGTCTTCTTGGGGCAAACCAGGTTCCTCAAGTGGAGATCAAGAACCTGCTTGGAACAAGCCAAAATATGGTGATGATAATGCTGGATATGGTAGGGGTGGATTTGGACGTGGGAATCGTGGCAGAGGTAGGGGAAGGTTTGGGGACAGTGGATCTTCATGGAATGGAGGAGGCAACACAAACGATGGATCAGGTGGAGGAAGGTCTGAAGATCAGTGGAACAGTAGGGATTCCGATGGTGGCAGAGGAAGGGGCAGAGGTCGCTTTGGTCGAGGTGATCGCTATCAAGGTAACAACTTTGGGTCAGGAGACGGGGATGGTGGCAGTTGGGGCTCTGGCAGGGGAAACAGAGGCCGTGGTGGTGGTTACAGAAACAATGGAAATGACAACAATGAGGGAAGGGCCTCCAGTCAAGACCGCGGTGGTGGCTGGTCTCACTCTTCTGCTTGGAATGCTGATAAAAAGGGAAGCGCTGAAGACGATCAATCTTTCTCAAAGGGCAAGTCCAGCTGGGGGAGTGACAACGACGATAGCTGGGGAGCTCCAAAACCATCTGGTGGTGATGATCAGGCAGGAAAGAAGGATGGAAACAACACCTGGAGTCAAAACAAGCCATTTTCTGGCGATGGATCCTCTATCCTGGGCCAGTGGGCTCCTGCTGGCGGCGCCACCGCTGGTACTGGAGGATCTGCAGGCGGAGGAGGATCATGGGGAAAGAGCAATGAA ATAGCTGGAATTCTTCAAAAGGAACTGGAGGCTCAG AAGGTGGTTCGAAGAAGGAAGGATCCTGGGACAAGGCTGAAGGGAGCGGGAGCCAAGGCGGAGGTGGCGGCAGTTCTTGGGACAAGGTGGCCAGTGGCGGATGGGACAGCAACAAGGGCGGGGATGCCGGCAAtggtggtggcagtgggtggta CTTGTTCCAAAATCAGCTGTGCCTGA
- the LOC125537048 gene encoding uncharacterized protein LOC125537048, whose product MKNSDKYMQEIREYWKKIDELNATLPEKDQFFTVSIQPRCPEPASFFTYYRLYALDDTNPTPLTSKRFTEPRKDYPVLTMLQIFSFRNVGDFLDGQSMLVYGFIAIRDELDCLRNYIFNCPREQAHDITPDSQTLPLISPVRGNSILDGVLLEYSLKVKSNGSDNAEMDYVLADGCIEYTDHMILRGTTLKSRLFGKLGPVDFHYTFLRQGIEATVDIEIPMASPAWGVKAVTAFTSGLSDAIVLYDGSTSSPAQSVFPISSVVTVQLGHELKLKFDITSKDTVRKGCARKAASAQYQRPDVVIDGEPEPKTYSRFLTFISEKCSFDSGKVSIGDEFKAEVTVTWSTMGPY is encoded by the exons ATGAAAAATTCAGACAAGTATATGCAAGAAATCAGAGAGTATTGGAAGAAGATCGATGAGCTAAATGCAACCCTTCCTGAGAAGGATCAGTTCTTCACTGTTTCTATTCAACCTCGATGTCCAGAACCAGCTTCCTTTTTCACGTACTACAGACTCTATGCATTGGACGACACCAATCCAA CTCCCCTTACAAGCAAACGATTCACAGAGCCGAGAAAAGACTACCCGGTATTGACTATGCTCCAAATATTCTCATTCAGAAATGTTGGCGACTTCCTGGATGGTCAGAGCATGCTAGTATATGGGTTCATTGCTATCCGGGACGAGTTGGATTGTCTGCGGAATTACATCTTCAACTGTCCTAGAGAGCAGGCGCACGATATAACACCG GATTCCCAGACGTTGCCGCTCATATCTCCTGTTCGTGGGAACTCTATTCTCGATGGTGTTCTTCTTGAGTACAGCCTGAAGGTCAAGTCTAATGGCAGTGACAACGCTGAGATGGATTATGTATTAGCTGATGGTTGCATTGAATATACAGATCACATGATTCTGCGTGGCACTACACTGAAGTCGAGGCTTTTTGGCAAGCTTGGCCCAGTGGACTTCCATTATACTTTCCTTAGGCAGGGCATCGAAGCAACAGTTGACATTGAGATTCCAATGGCTAGTCCAGCTTGGGGCGTGAAGGCAGTGACTGCATTTACAAGTGGACTTTCAGATGCAATTGTTCTGTATGATGGGTCTACTTCTTCTCCTGCACAATCAGTGTTCCCTATATCATCAGTTGTTACTGTTCAACTGGGTCATGAGCTAAAGCTTAAATTTGACATCACGTCTAAGGATACAGTGCGCAAGGGGTGTGCGAGGAAAGCAGCGTCGGCGCAGTACCAAAGGCCTGATGTTGTGATCGATGGAGAGCCGGAACCAAAGACATATTCCCGTTTCCTCACTTTCATTTCAGAGAAATGTTCATTTGACAGTGGTAAAGTTTCGATCGGTGACGAGTTCAAAGCTGAGGTTACAGTGACCTGGTCCACCATGGGGCCGTATTAA
- the LOC125533011 gene encoding uncharacterized protein LOC125533011 has translation MSGFHPLSTHPRPKLALGLGPSAPNASSSLPAPPRRRRRNLNRNRERGHALLYADYFANTPLFRPDKFRRRFRMARHVFNRIREGVVAHDPYFECKTDALGKLGFSYQKCTAAISMLAYGIPGDLVDEYVRMSETTCLVSMYKFCQAMIEVFGPEYLRQPTAADTERLLATNAARGFPGMLGSIGCMHWEWNNCPFAWQGQYKGHVNGCTVILEAVASQDLWIWHSFFGMAGSHNDINVLQRSPVFARLAEGHSPPVNFEINGHHYNKGYYLADGIYPQWSTFVKTISKPQGEKRKRFAQMQESVRKDVERAFGVLQSRLGIVRNPALSWNERKLWKVMTACVIMHNMIVEDERDESIFDQGFDYQGENIEPLHQDPATFEQFAQFHREMRDWHTHVNLQNDLVEHVWDHVGNQ, from the exons ATGTCCGGATTCCATCCGCTTTCGACCCATCCCCGGCCCAAACTTGCGCTCGgtttggg TCCCTCCGCTCCCAACGCTTCATCCTCTctccccgccccgccccgccgccggcgccg CAACCTGAATCGCAACAGGGAGAGAGGCCACGCTCTGCTCTATGCAGATTACTTTGCCAACACCCCGCTCTTCAGGCCGGATAAATTTCGTCGCCGTTTTCGTATGGCCAGGCATGTGTTCAATCGTATCCGAGAGGGAGTGGTTGCTCATGACCCATACTTCGAGTGCAAGACGGATGCCCTTGGTAAGCTTGGATTCTCCTACCAGAAATGCACCGCGGCCATCAgcatgcttgcatatggaattcCAGGCGATCTGGTGGATGAGTATGTGCGTATGAGTGAGACAACATGTTTGGTGTCAATGTACAAGTTTTGCCAGGCTATGATCGAGGTCTTTGGCCCAGAGTACTTGAGGCAGCCAACTGCCGCTGATACAGAGAGATTGTTGGCGACCAACGCAGCTAGAGGCTTTCCAGGTATGCTTGGCAGCATAGGTTgtatgcactgggagtggaataactgtccatttgcttggcagggccaGTACAAGGGGCATGTTAACGGGTGCACTGTCATATTAGAAGCGGTGGCATCACAAGATCTTTGGATATGGCATTCTTTCTTCGGCATGGCAGGttctcacaatgatatcaacgtgctgcAGCGTTCTCCAGTCTTCGCGAGACTTGCAGAAGGCCACTCCCCACCTGTCAACTTTGAGATCAACGGCCACCATTACAACAAGGGATACTATCTAGCAGATGGTATATATCCTCAGTGGTCAACTTTTGTGAAGACAATCTCGAAACCCCAAGGTGAGAAGAGAAAGAGATTTGCCCAAATGCAAGAGAGTGTTAGAAAGGATGTGGAACGTGCTTTTGGTGTGCTTCAATCCCGGTTGGGTATCGTTCGAAACCCTGCACTGTCATGGAATGAAAGGAAGCTTTGgaaggtgatgactgcttgtgtgatcatgcacaacatgatcgtcgAGGACGAGCGTGATGAGAGTATCTTCGACCAAGGATTTGATTATCAAGGTGAAAATATTGAGCCCCTGCACCAAGACCCGGCCACATTTGAACAGTTTGCCCAATTCCACCGTGAGATGCGTGATTGGCACACTCATGTGAATCTTCAAAATGACTTGGTTGAGCACGTGTGGGATCACGTTGGCAACCAATAG